One genomic segment of Stenotrophomonas sp. 704A1 includes these proteins:
- a CDS encoding alpha/beta hydrolase family protein → MKLRHALLPLSLLAALPSVAAARGLEIRDMVAMDRVSAPVLTADGGTVVFAKRSTDANLKASTALFARNLRTRDAAPPKQITPAGWNVNSASLSADGQTVYFLSAKNGSQQLYAQPISGGTPRQLTDFPVDVDSYHVSPQDDRVLFSAGVFQACASDLACTEKKLKDTKDAKASGQVWDSLFVRHWDTWNDGRRNTLFVAPLPAGKAGAVKGASALSATIDGDAPSKPFGGNDDFAWSPDGASVVASIRVAGKQEPWSTNFDLYRFDAAGKQAPVNLTAANPAWDAGPVFSADGKTLFYRAMKRPGFEADRFGLMAMDLASGKTREIAPQWDRSAGGITLSADGASIYTTADDLGEHPLFQIDVASGKATRLIGDGSVTAVDVAGNSVAITRNSLKSNDQVLVGLLPAAGEAIGELRALTPAAGDVLKDVSFGDYEQFEFKGWNNDTVHGYVVKPHNYQEGKSYPVAFLIHGGPQGSFGNGWSYRWNPQTYAGQGYAVVMIDFHGSTGYGQAFTDAISQHWGDRPLEDLQKGWDAALKKYSFLNGDKACALGASYGGFMVNWIAGNWNSPFKCLVNHDGVFDQRMMGYATEELWFTEWEQGGTPYQKAANYEKFNPVNHVADWKKPILVIHGQQDFRIPVEQGLAAFTAAQRQGIESKFLYFPDENHWVLKPNNSILWHDTVNAWLKQHIGN, encoded by the coding sequence ATGAAACTGCGTCATGCCCTGCTGCCACTGAGCCTGCTGGCCGCCCTGCCCAGCGTTGCCGCTGCCCGTGGCCTGGAGATCCGCGACATGGTGGCCATGGACCGCGTTTCGGCGCCGGTGCTGACCGCCGACGGCGGCACCGTGGTGTTCGCCAAGCGCAGCACCGATGCCAACCTCAAGGCCAGCACCGCGCTGTTCGCGCGCAACCTGCGCACCCGCGATGCGGCACCGCCGAAGCAGATCACCCCGGCCGGCTGGAACGTCAATTCGGCATCGCTGTCGGCCGATGGCCAGACCGTGTATTTCCTGAGCGCCAAGAACGGCAGCCAGCAGCTGTACGCGCAGCCGATCAGTGGCGGCACGCCGCGCCAGCTGACCGATTTCCCGGTCGACGTGGACAGCTACCACGTGTCGCCGCAGGACGACCGCGTGCTGTTCAGTGCCGGCGTGTTCCAGGCCTGCGCCTCGGACCTGGCCTGCACCGAGAAGAAGCTGAAGGACACGAAGGACGCCAAGGCCAGTGGCCAGGTGTGGGATTCGCTGTTCGTGCGCCATTGGGACACCTGGAACGATGGCCGCCGCAACACGCTGTTCGTGGCACCGCTGCCGGCAGGCAAGGCCGGTGCGGTGAAGGGCGCTTCGGCGCTGAGCGCGACCATCGACGGTGATGCGCCGTCCAAGCCGTTCGGTGGCAACGATGATTTCGCGTGGTCGCCGGATGGCGCCAGCGTGGTCGCCAGCATCCGCGTGGCCGGCAAGCAGGAGCCGTGGTCGACCAACTTCGACCTGTACCGCTTCGACGCCGCCGGCAAGCAGGCGCCGGTCAACCTGACCGCCGCCAACCCGGCCTGGGATGCCGGCCCGGTGTTCAGCGCCGACGGCAAGACCCTGTTCTACCGCGCGATGAAGCGCCCGGGTTTCGAGGCCGACCGTTTCGGCCTGATGGCGATGGACCTGGCCAGCGGCAAGACCCGCGAGATCGCCCCGCAGTGGGATCGCTCGGCCGGCGGCATCACCCTGTCCGCTGACGGCGCCAGCATCTACACCACCGCCGATGACCTCGGCGAGCACCCGCTGTTCCAGATCGACGTGGCCAGCGGCAAGGCCACCCGGCTGATCGGCGACGGCAGCGTGACCGCGGTCGACGTGGCCGGCAACAGCGTGGCGATCACCCGCAACAGCCTGAAGAGCAACGACCAGGTGCTGGTCGGCCTGCTGCCGGCCGCCGGCGAAGCCATCGGCGAGCTGCGCGCGCTGACCCCGGCCGCCGGAGACGTGCTGAAGGATGTCAGCTTCGGCGACTACGAACAGTTCGAGTTCAAGGGCTGGAACAACGACACCGTGCACGGCTACGTGGTCAAGCCGCACAACTACCAGGAAGGCAAGTCCTACCCGGTCGCGTTCCTGATCCACGGCGGCCCGCAGGGCAGCTTCGGCAACGGCTGGAGCTACCGTTGGAACCCGCAGACGTACGCGGGCCAGGGCTACGCAGTGGTGATGATCGACTTCCACGGCTCCACCGGCTACGGCCAGGCCTTCACCGATGCGATCAGCCAGCACTGGGGCGACCGCCCGCTGGAAGACCTGCAGAAGGGCTGGGACGCGGCGCTGAAGAAATATTCCTTCCTCAACGGCGACAAGGCCTGCGCGCTGGGCGCCAGCTACGGCGGCTTCATGGTCAACTGGATCGCCGGCAACTGGAACAGCCCGTTCAAGTGCCTGGTCAACCACGACGGTGTGTTCGACCAGCGCATGATGGGCTACGCCACCGAAGAACTGTGGTTCACCGAGTGGGAGCAGGGTGGTACCCCGTACCAGAAGGCGGCGAACTACGAGAAGTTCAACCCGGTCAACCACGTGGCTGACTGGAAGAAGCCGATCCTGGTCATCCACGGCCAGCAGGACTTCCGTATTCCGGTTGAGCAGGGCCTGGCCGCGTTCACTGCGGCGCAGCGCCAGGGCATCGAATCGAAGTTCCTGTACTTCCCGGATGAGAACCACTGGGTGCTGAAGCCGAACAACAGCATCCTGTGGCATGACACCGTCAACGCCTGGCTGAAGCAGCACATCGGCAATTGA
- a CDS encoding DUF819 family protein: MPSTALIQNDIVVFGLIAATLGAVFWTASREQGLWKRFYTFVPALLLCYLLPGIYNTVGLIDGQNTQLYNPVARDILLPAALILLTLAVDIKGILRLGPKLVLMYLGASASIMLGAVVAFLLMRAVHPETVAGDTWAGMAALAGSWIGGGANMLAMREVFDVNATTFGQFAVVDVGVGYVWMAVLIFLAGRAAKIDARSGADTSAIDELKERIARFQAEHERIPSLTDLMLIVAVAFGGVGLAHAIGAPLAAWFKANVSWAAQFSLDAPFVWVVVLSTTLGLGLSFTRARTLEGAGASRLGSLLLYFLIACIGMQMDLLALLDRPWLFLLGLIWIAVHIVLLWCLGKLLKVPFFYFAIGSQSNIGGPASAPVVAAAFHPALAPVGVLLGTMGYATGTYLAYIVGITLRALAGQG, encoded by the coding sequence ATGCCTTCGACCGCCCTGATCCAGAACGACATCGTCGTGTTCGGTTTGATCGCCGCCACCCTGGGCGCCGTGTTCTGGACCGCCTCGCGCGAGCAGGGGCTGTGGAAGCGCTTCTACACCTTCGTGCCGGCGCTGCTGCTGTGCTATCTGCTGCCGGGCATCTACAACACCGTCGGCCTGATCGACGGGCAGAACACCCAGCTCTACAACCCGGTGGCGCGCGACATCCTGCTGCCGGCGGCGCTGATCCTGCTCACCCTGGCAGTGGACATCAAGGGCATCCTGCGGCTGGGCCCGAAGCTGGTGCTGATGTACCTGGGCGCGTCGGCCAGCATCATGCTCGGTGCGGTGGTGGCCTTCCTGCTGATGCGCGCCGTGCATCCGGAAACCGTGGCCGGCGATACCTGGGCCGGCATGGCCGCGCTCGCCGGCAGCTGGATCGGCGGCGGCGCCAACATGCTGGCAATGCGTGAGGTATTCGATGTCAACGCCACCACGTTCGGCCAGTTCGCGGTGGTCGATGTCGGCGTGGGCTATGTGTGGATGGCGGTGCTGATCTTCCTGGCCGGTCGCGCGGCGAAGATCGACGCGCGCAGCGGCGCCGATACCTCGGCCATCGATGAACTGAAGGAGCGCATCGCACGCTTCCAGGCCGAGCACGAACGCATCCCCAGCCTGACCGACCTGATGCTGATCGTCGCAGTGGCCTTTGGTGGCGTCGGCCTGGCCCATGCCATCGGCGCGCCGCTGGCAGCGTGGTTCAAGGCGAACGTCAGCTGGGCCGCGCAGTTCAGCCTGGATGCGCCGTTCGTGTGGGTGGTGGTGTTGTCCACGACGCTCGGCCTGGGCCTGAGCTTCACCCGCGCGCGCACGCTGGAGGGCGCCGGCGCATCGCGGCTGGGGTCGTTGCTGCTGTATTTCCTGATCGCCTGCATCGGCATGCAGATGGATCTGCTGGCGCTGCTGGACCGGCCGTGGCTGTTCCTGCTCGGGCTGATCTGGATCGCCGTGCACATCGTGCTGCTGTGGTGCCTGGGCAAACTGTTGAAGGTGCCGTTCTTCTACTTTGCCATTGGTTCGCAATCGAACATCGGCGGGCCGGCGTCGGCGCCGGTGGTGGCGGCCGCGTTCCATCCCGCGCTGGCGCCGGTGGGCGTGCTGCTCGGCACGATGGGCTATGCCACCGGCACGTACCTGGCCTACATCGTCGGCATCACCCTGCGCGCGTTGGCAGGGCAGGGCTGA
- a CDS encoding sensor histidine kinase, which translates to MLARLNHNAMLRYSGLFTWGTVGLWLAIYLIDPVSLTLESLDGEAGYRIIPWASAYLAFGVVYWVLTRSLGESRPGFFDHAALILLTGCAIGVSYFSGTALGSILLMVVAGLLPWLLGPRIGVVWLVASNLAVLPVYIQPLGFPPVIAVLQAVGYMGFSSFVFVIALVARRQAEAREEQRRLNAELRATRALLAESARVNERTRISRELHDLLGHQLTALTLNLEVAGHLAEGQALDHVKRSHTLAKLLLGNVREVVSQLRETGAIDLAAALRPLTENVPSLDIQLEIEEPLNVEDPQRAHVLLRCTQEIITNTVRHASARHLWLRVYREAPDLVVVEARDDGVGAETVNVGNGLRGMRERLQQCGGQLQVETRPGEGFRLRAAVPATVLAALTQVPEGVR; encoded by the coding sequence ATGCTGGCCCGACTGAACCACAATGCGATGCTGCGCTACTCCGGGCTGTTCACCTGGGGCACCGTCGGCCTTTGGCTCGCGATCTACCTGATCGACCCGGTCTCGCTGACCCTGGAGAGCCTGGACGGCGAGGCAGGCTACCGGATCATTCCCTGGGCCTCGGCCTACCTGGCCTTCGGCGTCGTGTACTGGGTACTGACCCGTTCGCTGGGCGAGAGCCGTCCGGGCTTCTTCGACCACGCCGCCCTGATCCTGCTGACCGGCTGCGCGATCGGGGTGAGCTATTTCTCCGGCACCGCGCTGGGCAGCATCCTGCTGATGGTCGTGGCCGGGCTGCTGCCATGGCTGCTGGGGCCGCGCATCGGCGTGGTCTGGCTGGTGGCCAGCAACCTGGCCGTGCTGCCGGTCTACATCCAGCCACTGGGCTTCCCGCCGGTCATCGCCGTGCTGCAGGCGGTCGGCTACATGGGCTTCTCCAGCTTCGTGTTCGTCATCGCCCTGGTCGCCCGTCGCCAGGCCGAGGCGCGCGAGGAGCAGCGCCGCCTGAATGCCGAGCTGCGTGCCACCCGCGCCCTGCTGGCCGAGAGCGCGCGGGTCAATGAACGCACCCGTATTTCGCGCGAACTGCATGACCTGCTGGGCCACCAGCTGACCGCGCTGACCCTGAACCTGGAGGTGGCCGGGCACCTGGCCGAAGGGCAGGCGCTGGACCACGTGAAGCGCTCGCACACCCTGGCCAAGCTGTTGCTGGGCAACGTGCGTGAAGTGGTCAGCCAGCTGCGCGAGACCGGCGCGATCGACCTGGCCGCGGCGCTGCGCCCGCTCACCGAGAACGTGCCCTCGTTGGACATCCAGCTGGAGATCGAGGAGCCGCTGAACGTGGAGGACCCGCAGCGGGCCCACGTGCTGCTGCGCTGCACCCAGGAGATCATCACCAATACCGTGCGCCACGCCAGCGCCCGCCACCTGTGGCTGCGGGTGTACCGTGAGGCCCCGGACCTGGTCGTGGTCGAGGCCCGCGATGACGGTGTCGGTGCGGAAACGGTCAATGTGGGCAATGGCTTGCGCGGCATGCGCGAGCGCCTGCAACAATGTGGCGGCCAGCTGCAGGTGGAGACCCGCCCCGGAGAGGGCTTCCGGCTGCGGGCCGCGGTGCCGGCCACGGTTCTGGCCGCCCTTACCCAGGTTCCTGAAGGAGTGCGTTGA
- the minD gene encoding septum site-determining protein MinD gives MAEIIVVTSGKGGVGKTTSSASLACGLARRGKKVAVIDFDVGLRNLDLIMGCERRVVYDFVNVVHGEATLKQALIKDKRFDNLYVLAASQTRDKDALTQEGVGKVLKDLAADGFDFIICDSPAGIEKGAFLAMYFADRAVVVVNPEVSSVRDSDRIIGLLDSKTHKAESGQDVPAFLLLTRYTPVRVESGEMLSIADVEEVLGLKAIGVIPESGDVLNASNKGEPVILDAESAAGQAYDDAVARILGEERPMRFTNVEKKGFFSKLFGG, from the coding sequence TTGGCTGAAATCATCGTAGTCACCTCCGGCAAGGGCGGCGTCGGCAAGACCACTTCCAGCGCGAGCCTGGCCTGCGGCCTGGCCCGGCGCGGCAAGAAGGTGGCGGTGATCGACTTCGACGTCGGCCTGCGCAACCTCGATCTGATCATGGGCTGCGAACGCCGCGTGGTGTACGACTTCGTCAATGTCGTGCACGGCGAAGCGACCCTCAAGCAGGCCCTGATCAAGGACAAGCGCTTCGACAACCTCTACGTGCTGGCCGCCTCGCAGACCCGCGACAAGGACGCACTGACCCAGGAAGGCGTGGGCAAGGTGCTGAAGGACCTGGCCGCCGACGGCTTCGACTTCATCATCTGCGACTCCCCGGCCGGCATCGAGAAGGGCGCCTTCCTGGCGATGTACTTCGCCGACCGCGCCGTGGTGGTGGTGAACCCGGAAGTCTCGTCGGTACGCGACTCGGACCGCATCATCGGCCTGCTCGATTCCAAGACCCACAAGGCCGAGTCCGGCCAGGACGTGCCGGCCTTCCTGCTGCTGACCCGCTACACCCCGGTGCGCGTGGAAAGCGGCGAGATGCTCAGCATCGCCGACGTCGAGGAAGTCCTCGGCCTGAAGGCGATCGGTGTGATCCCCGAGTCCGGCGACGTGCTCAACGCCTCCAACAAGGGCGAGCCGGTCATCCTGGATGCCGAGTCGGCTGCCGGCCAGGCCTATGACGACGCCGTCGCGCGCATCCTCGGCGAAGAACGCCCGATGCGCTTCACCAACGTCGAGAAGAAGGGCTTCTTCAGCAAGCTGTTCGGAGGGTAA
- a CDS encoding response regulator, whose amino-acid sequence MIRVCLVDDQTLVRQGIRSLLALDDGIEVVAEAADGRQAVELIPQIRPDVVLMDMRMPVMSGLEALQVLSRQEQLPPTIILTTFDDDQLVLAGLKAGAKGYLLKDVTLAQLVGAIRTVAEGGSLVQPAVTQRLLSGLEHMRNDFVSLDRPDPLTDRETEILRLMASGFSNKEIANSLGVAEGTIKNHVSNILSKLGVRDRTRAVLKAFELQLV is encoded by the coding sequence ATGATTCGCGTCTGCCTGGTCGATGACCAAACCCTGGTGCGGCAGGGAATCCGCTCGCTGCTGGCGCTCGACGACGGCATCGAAGTGGTGGCCGAAGCGGCCGATGGGCGCCAGGCGGTCGAGCTGATCCCGCAGATCCGTCCGGACGTGGTGCTGATGGACATGCGCATGCCGGTGATGTCCGGGCTGGAGGCGCTGCAGGTGCTGTCGCGGCAGGAACAGTTGCCGCCGACCATCATCCTCACCACCTTCGACGACGACCAGCTGGTGCTGGCCGGGCTCAAGGCCGGGGCCAAGGGCTACCTGCTCAAGGACGTGACCCTGGCGCAGCTGGTCGGCGCCATCCGCACGGTGGCCGAGGGCGGCTCGCTGGTGCAGCCGGCGGTGACCCAGCGCCTGCTGTCCGGGCTGGAGCACATGCGCAACGACTTCGTCAGCCTGGACCGTCCGGATCCGCTGACCGACCGTGAAACCGAGATCCTGCGGCTGATGGCCAGCGGTTTCTCCAACAAGGAGATCGCCAATTCGCTGGGGGTCGCCGAAGGAACGATCAAGAACCACGTATCCAACATCCTCTCCAAGCTGGGCGTACGTGACCGTACGCGCGCGGTCCTGAAAGCGTTTGAACTCCAGCTGGTCTGA
- a CDS encoding SRPBCC family protein, with translation MTRIIEFLIALGIVAGLFVIIGVCLPGERHITESIETNRKMTIVYDTVSSLRRFKDWNPLVLRDPAVELKLSGPASGVGATLDFNSKELGTGSWKITEAEENKRVVIAIDDATKGHDKVSTFTLEPTGKGGRNVKITQDYSVKYGFDLFGRYAGLYVSRQIGDDIKMGLSRMANMLATVPNVDYRTAEAPLTDLGIVDVPAEDLLVVTAGNVDRGQDSITKSIKDNQEWIKRVIEANGLEAAGPLRIITTDFGAEKYAFDIAQPVKKKGAEAPAAEAMTVKIDGGAPVKYVRVAPHRSAHAAYTGHMAGLDVARNALRAWAVTSGNEVIDRPYETWKDGVDKSFTPEATYDIYWAVK, from the coding sequence ATGACCCGTATTATCGAGTTCCTGATCGCCTTGGGGATCGTGGCTGGCCTGTTCGTCATCATTGGCGTGTGTCTGCCGGGCGAGCGTCACATCACCGAAAGCATCGAGACCAACCGCAAGATGACGATCGTGTACGACACGGTCAGCAGCCTGCGCCGCTTCAAGGACTGGAACCCGCTGGTCCTGCGCGATCCCGCCGTTGAACTGAAGCTGTCCGGCCCGGCCTCCGGCGTCGGCGCCACCCTCGACTTCAACTCCAAGGAGCTGGGCACCGGTTCCTGGAAGATCACCGAAGCCGAAGAGAACAAGCGTGTTGTGATCGCCATCGACGACGCCACCAAGGGTCACGACAAGGTCAGCACCTTCACCCTCGAGCCGACCGGCAAGGGCGGTCGCAACGTCAAGATCACCCAGGACTACTCGGTGAAGTACGGCTTCGACCTGTTCGGCCGCTACGCCGGTCTGTATGTCAGCCGCCAGATCGGCGATGACATCAAGATGGGCCTGTCGCGCATGGCGAACATGCTGGCCACCGTGCCGAACGTCGACTACCGCACCGCCGAGGCGCCGCTGACCGATCTGGGCATCGTCGATGTCCCGGCCGAGGATCTGCTGGTCGTCACCGCCGGCAACGTCGACCGCGGCCAGGATTCGATCACCAAGTCCATCAAGGACAACCAGGAATGGATCAAGCGCGTGATCGAGGCCAATGGCCTGGAAGCCGCTGGCCCGCTGCGCATCATCACCACCGATTTCGGCGCCGAGAAGTACGCCTTCGACATCGCCCAGCCGGTGAAGAAGAAGGGTGCTGAAGCGCCGGCCGCCGAAGCGATGACCGTCAAGATCGACGGTGGCGCCCCGGTCAAGTACGTCCGTGTGGCTCCGCACCGCTCGGCGCATGCGGCCTACACCGGCCACATGGCCGGCCTGGATGTCGCCCGCAACGCCCTGCGTGCATGGGCCGTGACCTCGGGTAACGAAGTCATCGACCGTCCGTACGAAACCTGGAAGGACGGCGTGGACAAGTCGTTCACCCCGGAAGCGACCTACGACATCTACTGGGCCGTCAAGTAA
- the minE gene encoding cell division topological specificity factor MinE: MGLFDFLKAKKTTAETAKNRLQIIIAQERSNRGGPDYLPLLQRELLEVIKKYVNIDVDAVKVDLVKDGQHDVLDISVALPEGPDKP, encoded by the coding sequence ATGGGCCTGTTTGATTTCCTCAAAGCGAAGAAGACCACCGCCGAAACCGCCAAGAACCGCCTGCAGATCATCATTGCGCAGGAACGCAGCAACCGCGGCGGTCCCGATTACCTGCCGCTCCTGCAGCGCGAGCTGCTGGAAGTGATCAAGAAGTACGTCAACATCGACGTCGATGCGGTGAAGGTGGATCTGGTCAAGGATGGCCAGCACGACGTGCTGGACATCTCCGTGGCGCTGCCGGAAGGCCCGGACAAACCCTGA
- the minC gene encoding septum site-determining protein MinC, with translation MAVNFDYEQAGELKIGQVGIANLRIRTLDVERLVQEMQERVTRAPKLFGRAAVILDFGGLSQVPDVATAQALVDGLRGAGVLPVALAYGTSAVDLLSQQLGLPLLAKFRAQYERADVEPAPAPPPPPPAEPRRAVRAEPKPAPATPLARVADASAPQPGRMQLGNVRSGQQLYAENCDLTVMATVGAGAEVIADGSIHIYGTLRGRALAGAQGNTAARIFCRDFHAELVAIAGHYKVLDDVPDTLRGKAVQVWLEQDQIKIAALD, from the coding sequence GTGGCGGTGAATTTCGATTACGAACAGGCCGGTGAACTGAAGATCGGCCAGGTGGGCATCGCCAACCTGCGCATCCGCACCCTTGATGTCGAACGCCTCGTGCAGGAAATGCAGGAGCGCGTCACCCGTGCACCGAAGCTGTTCGGTCGCGCGGCGGTGATCCTGGACTTTGGCGGGTTGAGCCAGGTGCCCGACGTGGCCACGGCACAGGCGCTGGTGGATGGCCTGCGTGGCGCCGGCGTGCTGCCGGTGGCGCTGGCCTACGGCACCAGCGCGGTCGACCTGCTGTCGCAGCAGCTCGGCCTGCCGCTGCTGGCCAAGTTCCGGGCGCAGTACGAGCGTGCCGACGTCGAACCGGCGCCGGCGCCACCGCCGCCGCCGCCGGCCGAACCGCGTCGTGCCGTGCGTGCCGAACCGAAGCCGGCACCGGCCACGCCGCTGGCCAGGGTGGCCGACGCCAGCGCACCGCAACCGGGCCGCATGCAGCTGGGCAACGTGCGCTCGGGCCAGCAGCTGTATGCCGAGAACTGCGACCTGACCGTGATGGCCACCGTCGGCGCAGGCGCCGAGGTCATCGCCGACGGCAGCATCCATATCTACGGGACCCTGCGCGGCCGCGCGCTGGCAGGGGCCCAGGGCAACACCGCGGCACGCATTTTCTGCCGTGATTTCCATGCGGAACTGGTCGCCATTGCAGGCCACTACAAGGTACTGGACGATGTCCCGGACACCCTGCGCGGCAAGGCCGTGCAGGTGTGGCTGGAACAGGACCAGATCAAGATCGCTGCGCTGGACTGA
- a CDS encoding OPT family oligopeptide transporter — MNHDAAPKQLTFRAVALAIVLAVVLSAANAYLGLFAGLTIATAIPAAVISMGVLRLLGGGSILENNIVQTGASAGSSIAAGVIFTIPALVIMGYWPDFKYWWVLGIAGLGGLLGVLFSVPLRRSMIVEDPLPFPEGKAAAEVLKAGENPGPGLKILGLSAVIGAFVKLAAESGLRLIPDAWSTSAYVGSSKITAFIGTNLSPALLGVGYIVGLNVGIVVVSGSILTWHIAIPIYQAFFMNTDPALAASVATASSTEAAFAIWGAKMRYLGVGAMLIGGIWTLISLRKSLLNGVKSGFAAARKSGGPVLAHTERDLPMKWMLVALVVFVLPLLALYQAIVGQWHVSIPMTLIMIVAGFLFVSVSAYLAGLIGSSNNPVSGITISTILFASAVLVVLLGADGLKPVGAGGAPLGAVAAIMIGAVVCCAAAVGGDNLQDLKAGYIVGATPWKQQLMLGIGAFSCALIMAPVLNLLATAYGIGVKSELHPNALAAPQANLMASVAKGLFGGELPWTFIGIGAVVGAVIIAFDSWLKSRNARFRVPVLAAAIGIYLPLELMVPIFLGGLIAYLVERFHKVRGDDEEGRDRVHKPGVLFAAGLITGEALMGIAIAVPIVVSSRADVLALPFHLPAAQWFGLAVLFLVGWLIYRTGKRAMA, encoded by the coding sequence ATGAACCACGACGCTGCGCCCAAGCAGCTCACCTTCCGCGCAGTGGCCCTGGCCATCGTGCTGGCGGTGGTGCTGTCGGCCGCAAACGCCTACCTCGGTCTGTTCGCAGGCCTGACCATCGCCACCGCCATTCCCGCCGCGGTGATTTCCATGGGCGTGCTGCGCCTGCTGGGCGGTGGCTCGATCCTGGAGAACAACATCGTGCAGACCGGCGCTTCGGCCGGTTCGTCGATCGCCGCCGGTGTCATCTTCACCATCCCGGCGCTGGTCATCATGGGCTACTGGCCGGACTTCAAGTACTGGTGGGTGCTGGGCATCGCCGGCCTGGGCGGCCTGCTGGGCGTGCTGTTCTCGGTGCCGCTGCGCCGTTCGATGATCGTCGAGGATCCGCTGCCGTTCCCCGAAGGCAAGGCCGCCGCAGAAGTCCTCAAGGCCGGTGAGAACCCCGGCCCGGGCCTGAAGATCCTCGGCCTGTCGGCCGTCATCGGCGCCTTCGTCAAGCTGGCCGCCGAAAGCGGCCTGCGCCTGATCCCCGATGCCTGGTCGACCTCGGCTTACGTCGGCAGCTCCAAGATCACCGCCTTCATCGGCACCAACCTGTCGCCGGCCCTGCTGGGCGTGGGCTACATCGTCGGCCTCAACGTCGGCATCGTGGTGGTGTCCGGCTCGATCCTGACCTGGCACATCGCCATCCCGATCTACCAGGCGTTCTTCATGAACACCGATCCGGCGCTGGCCGCGTCGGTTGCCACTGCGTCGTCCACCGAAGCGGCGTTCGCCATCTGGGGCGCCAAGATGCGCTACCTCGGCGTCGGCGCGATGCTGATCGGCGGCATCTGGACCCTGATCTCGCTGCGCAAGTCGCTGCTGAACGGCGTCAAGAGCGGCTTTGCCGCCGCGCGCAAGAGTGGCGGCCCGGTGCTGGCCCACACCGAACGCGACCTGCCGATGAAGTGGATGCTGGTGGCCCTGGTGGTCTTCGTGCTGCCGCTGCTGGCCCTGTACCAGGCCATCGTCGGCCAGTGGCACGTGTCGATCCCGATGACCCTCATCATGATCGTCGCCGGCTTCCTGTTCGTGTCGGTCTCGGCTTACCTGGCCGGCCTGATCGGTTCGTCCAACAACCCGGTCTCGGGCATCACCATCTCCACCATCCTGTTCGCTTCGGCCGTGCTGGTGGTGCTGCTGGGCGCCGACGGCCTCAAGCCGGTCGGTGCCGGCGGTGCGCCGCTGGGTGCGGTGGCCGCGATCATGATCGGCGCGGTGGTCTGCTGCGCCGCCGCGGTGGGCGGTGACAACCTGCAGGACCTCAAGGCCGGCTACATCGTCGGTGCCACCCCGTGGAAGCAGCAGCTGATGCTGGGCATCGGCGCGTTCTCGTGCGCGCTGATCATGGCCCCGGTGCTGAACCTGCTGGCCACCGCCTACGGCATCGGCGTGAAGTCCGAGCTGCATCCGAACGCGCTGGCCGCCCCGCAGGCCAACCTGATGGCCTCGGTGGCCAAGGGCCTGTTCGGTGGCGAACTGCCGTGGACCTTCATCGGCATCGGTGCCGTGGTCGGTGCGGTCATCATCGCCTTCGACAGCTGGCTGAAGTCGCGCAATGCGCGCTTCCGCGTGCCGGTGCTGGCCGCCGCCATCGGTATCTACCTGCCGCTGGAACTGATGGTGCCGATCTTCCTCGGTGGCCTGATCGCCTACCTGGTCGAGCGCTTCCACAAGGTGCGTGGCGATGACGAGGAAGGCCGCGACCGCGTGCACAAGCCGGGCGTGCTGTTCGCCGCCGGCCTGATCACCGGCGAGGCCCTGATGGGTATCGCCATCGCCGTGCCGATCGTGGTCAGCAGCCGCGCCGACGTGCTGGCCCTGCCGTTCCACCTGCCGGCCGCGCAGTGGTTCGGCCTGGCCGTGCTGTTCCTGGTGGGCTGGCTGATCTACCGCACCGGCAAGCGCGCCATGGCGTAA
- a CDS encoding GNAT family N-acetyltransferase, whose translation MSIVIRDVREHELDSVLALNNNAGLAILPLDADRLRLFYETAEYFRVAERDGNLAGFLIGFGSDSQHDSSNFAWFKQQLDTPFFYIDRIVVASRRRGGGVGRAFYADAQSFAELRYPQMTCEVFLDHGADAALLFHGSFGFRELGQNTMPQVDVRASMLAKELCSYPWVHETYAGKLPDVAWARDRQLPAQAQRPTGT comes from the coding sequence ATGTCGATTGTCATCCGCGACGTGCGCGAGCACGAGCTCGATTCCGTCCTGGCTTTGAACAACAACGCTGGCCTGGCCATCCTTCCGCTGGATGCCGACCGCCTGCGCCTGTTCTATGAAACCGCTGAATATTTCCGCGTCGCCGAGCGCGACGGCAACCTGGCCGGCTTCCTGATCGGCTTCGGCAGCGACAGCCAGCACGACAGCAGCAATTTCGCCTGGTTCAAGCAGCAGCTGGACACCCCCTTCTTCTATATCGACCGCATCGTGGTCGCCAGCCGCCGCCGCGGTGGTGGCGTCGGCCGTGCGTTCTATGCCGATGCACAGAGTTTTGCCGAACTGCGCTACCCGCAGATGACCTGCGAGGTGTTCCTGGACCACGGCGCCGACGCCGCCCTGCTCTTCCACGGCAGCTTCGGCTTCCGCGAGCTGGGCCAGAACACCATGCCGCAGGTGGACGTGCGCGCCAGCATGCTGGCCAAGGAACTGTGCAGCTATCCGTGGGTGCACGAAACCTACGCGGGCAAGCTGCCCGATGTTGCGTGGGCGCGCGACCGGCAGCTGCCGGCGCAGGCACAACGGCCGACGGGGACCTGA